The DNA segment TAAAATCTAATTACTAAACAACCCTCGTACTTTAGGATGTGAGGCATTAGAACTTGAGCAATTAGAAATTATGATGATTAACTGATGATGATTAAAGAAAACGTGTTAGAGAGATGGGTAAAGTGATGTAGAGCTGGGATTTCGTGTGGCCGAAGTTTCAGTGGGGTGGTTGAAGGGATATGGTCCCAAATCTCGCACCAGGCCTGGGCACGAGTGACCATCAACCGGCTCATTACCCCTATCGACAAGGATTCACCTGTGTTCGTGCGGGCACGCGAGAACCCGATTTGCTTTCCCACTTATACGCTTTGAGGCAAAACAGTCACATATATTCATCTCACTTATGCACCGGCTGGATGCATAAGGGGTTACTTGTTACAGTTGCAAAAATCTAAAGAAACTATACAAGTCAACAGAAAAAAAACAAGGGCACGCATGCCCAACCTATTATGCACCGGCACCGCCTTCACCTTCAACATTTCCCTTAGGCTCAAACAATGTGCGGAGACAGTCAACATAATCATCTGCACCCAAGCATTCTTCAATTTGAGCAAGGGCAGGAACAATAAGACCATCATACGCTTCGGTTGCGGCTGACAGGGTTGCTTCGGTGTCAACCCCGCGCAGAGCACCCCATTCATCAGTGAACTTCTTCACAGATACGACATTCACTTGAGCAAGACACCCAGTGTAGCCGGCCTTGCACCTAGCTTCCCGTGCGCGGGCCACCACGTCAGCAACCGTATCCGTATTCTCTGGTGCGTCAAGGATCGTGTTCACAATCTGCGCAAATGATTTCGTGGCAAATAAATACTAAGGCAAAAACAAAAAATAGGAAAAATGACAGGGCACTTACATTAATAACACCGAAGTTCCGCATCCATGTGCGGTCAACAACAAGGTTGGCATTCATTGTTGCCAAGTCATCTCTCTCTTCTTTAGTCTTAGTTGCCCGCGCTTCGGCCTCCACCAAGTGTCGGTTCACATCAACAAGAATCAACTCGTGAGCCTCTAGCTCCTTGCAAGAATCTTCCTGCTTACAAATAACTTTCAAATATGAAAAGGCATTCTCATATTATGATTAAGTACAAACGACTCAAAAAGGATGTTACATACCTTGATCTCCTCTACCGTTTTGGCAATCCTGCATGACCAACATTGGCGTCCTCGAGGTCCTTCACCGCGGCCTCACGGCGTGCCTCAGCCTCCTTCACTGCCGCATCAGCCGCGACTTTCTCCTTTACAAGGGCGGCATTCGCCGCCTTCAGGTTGATATTTTCCTGACGAAGATGCTAAAGTTTTTCATTCTCTCTAGCACAAGCCTCTTTCCAGAGATTGCGCTCTTCAGATAAAAGATGAGTTAGAGACCGAACCTCTTGGTGGCCTGCGGCTGCGGCCCACTGCTCTGTTCGTTTATAGGCCCCGAAGTCGGCTTTTTATTTTGACAAGCGCTCTTCAACCGCTCGTATCTTCTCCATAGATGAGGCAGCTTCAGTGTTAAACGCTCGTACTCCTCTTTCTCGTGGGCAAGGGAGTACCGGTCATGGAGAATGGCATTCCCGGTTAGGGAACCCCCAAATCAGGTGAAGGGCATGTTGCATTCGGTATGATATGGTGTCGTATTTTTCGAAAGCAAAAACTATAAAACTAAATACAAATGTTGTTCTGTCGGTTTCGATTTGGTTTCCTAAGAACGATATTCGTTTTTAATAAGATTTATATCGGAATGTTGAAAAAACCAAACTCGGAATACAAATGAACCAAATTGATATCAAATAAACAACAACGGTACATAGAACACAAATAAACCAAACCGATATCAACTTAAAATATCGGTACTGGTGTTAATATTCGTTCTTATTGTTTTTGATCGATGATATCGATGCAAGGTTTTCTCTTTCTATTACTATAGTGAGTGCGGCTTTCATAATGAACAAAACTGATATTGTCTGAATTTTTGTCGCAAAGCGCGAGAAATCTCattagtttaaatttaatttaaGTATATGTTGGCAGGGGtaagatgaaagtgtaggagaaaggaggattgcaagggtatcttgggaaaattctatttatggactttctctctccacatgcaaggcacatgcatattccacccccattttttaaacgttcataacttttttataccacattttttttcataaaaattttaccgtaaaatcgagcgtcttttttatttttaatttgagtaccatgttgtaatataaatataaagacaaaaaaaacccactaaaatgtgatgtatttctatgttgtgtaacattttttttgtgctgtatttttgtactatatttttttgctaaattttttgtgctgaattaaattttgtttttctcaattttttgtgctggatttttttgtactaatttttttttttttgctgaattttttcgtgctatatttttttgtgctatattttttgtactacattttttgtgttAGATTGTTTAtgctagatttttttgtactagattttttgtgctagatttttttgttgtatttttaaaaaacaaaagcgtgtcacatgtcattttcactcctatttataaaGATCAAAATGCGCTTCATTTCTACTTATTAGAAGTGTCACATGTCATTATTACAATTTTTCTTAAACTAGttaggcaaaatccactttttagtaGATCCTTCCCCTATGTTGGCAAAATGGATTTGGTAAAAGGAAAAAGATGGGATAAAAAACCGATGAAAGTGTGTGTAGTCAAGATCGAACCGTCATCGCGTGTGTTTAACATTTTGTGATTACCACCGCAACTAATGGGaattttttgttaaatgttttctTTTAAATTAGTATATATAAAACGTGGGGATAAGGCAATGTTAATAAGAAGTTGCTAATTGTTTCTAACTAACACGACTTTTCATAGTCACACCGTTTAtattaggggtgtgcacggttcggttcggttattagcattatccgtaaccgtaaccgaagtcatcggttaatcggttcagttaattcggttaatttgttagttttcggttcggttcggttaattttcgGTTAATACCCAATTCAAACAAGGGCTAATTTTTTGgcttagaaatacatgtaatggaggtataaatacatgaaatagatgtacgaatacatgaaatggatgtataaataaatgaaatgtaggtataaatgcatgaatagatgtttaaataaatgaaatgaaggtataaataaatgaaatgaagatataaataaatgaaatagaggtattattacatgaaatgaaagtataaaacataaaatacatgaaatagaggtataaaagctagaaatatataaaaaaataaatgattcggttcggttcggttaatttcggttaaccgaTGGTAACAAAAAATATACGTTAACCgactttcggttaattcggtttcggttaatttcggttcggttttgtcagTTTTCGGTTCGATTTCTGttaacggttcggttattgcacacCCCTAGTTTATATATGTGAATTGAAGGATGGTAATTGTTTTCATTCGACACGACTTTTAAACGAAGGGGTATAGACTTTAAGGTAATTGTTTCTAACAGACGTGAGTTTTAAACGAAAGGATACGTACCTTAAGTTATATATAATGTTACTAGgtttttacccgggattgcttcccgggctccGGAATGTTATTTAGAttaattaattactatttgttattaatacgaccacattacatcaaccatcTTATTCTAttcaacaacattgtcttaaaatcaCGGAAATAGATCATGAACCGATATTATAGAtcaaacaaaagcacaacaggaccacATGAATAACATCGTTTCCAAttttacttcaatgcacttaAATGATTgggtgatttgggattttgtaaaaatgtttgttcttgTACTTCTTAACAAAATAAGATGTTCaccaaaattcaaacagatgttgacaaAAAGTAAATCAAATGTTCAACATAAACACTGAATCTGTAACAACGGATACTACAGACACTGATTATATTCAAACTACTGATACATATACattgattcttcattccactgttgtaATCTAAGCACTGATGTTAAGGATCAGTGCtatcttcaaagggtgatcagaccttaAATGACAATGCTTTGATCTTCAACAATGCTTGGATCCCATCAGTAGTTTGAGCTTCAATTTTTATGCTTCATCAGTGGTTGGATTCCAATGTATGTTGAAGCTTTGCTGAGTTGTCATCTTCAAGTGCCATTTTCTTCATAGCCTCTTTAAAATATCCAGCTTCTTGCTCTTTCTCTTCTGCATCAGTCAACTTTTGCCTCTTTCTTTGGTTTAACATAATGACAGAGGTATCTGATGATGTGAACAGTGGTTCAGAATTGTGGACCTGCTTCTTTGACATGTTAATAGTTATGTAATCAGGCTTCTTTGGAAGGCTAGGATCTGTTTCTCTCCTTTTTCtcagcctttcataagcttcatcagtgtACTGCCTTGTCCAATTTGCTATGGCCTTGGCAGGTGCAACCTTTGCATCAACCAACTAttgtttctttcttttatactccAAGTTAAGATCATCAATAGCCTTTTTGTATTTACGCCAGTTTGGTGCTGACCTTTTCATGCTTGGATCTCTTAAAACTCTTTCAATTCTATTGAATTCTGCTTTGAGACCAACAAGTGGCCAATCTTGGAATTGTTCTTCCTTGGCAGGGTAGAACTTCTCACTCATGATCAGTGCCAGAATGTCTTTTCTCACATCTTTTCGTAGGCCAGCTTCTGGTGGTAAATTTGACATTTCTTTACTCAAATCTCTAGCATAGTCTTCCATGAGCTTGACTTTCGTGAGTAAAAACTGATAATGACTTGAATACACATTGTCATTTTCTCCTTCGCATTCTACCCTAGATATTATTTGAGCTTGTTTAGCTATTAGTTTTAGATATTCATCCATGTTTTTTGGATTTCTAAAACCAAGCAGAGAAGGGAATTTcctttttgaaggatcatccaCTGTGTAGAACTGCCTCATTTCATTCTTTACTGCATGGACTTCCAGTGGATAACTGGCACCTGCTGGGTAGTATCTGCAAAGTCATATCCTTGAAGAGCTATTGGATCTTTGATTGGATTGACCAATTTTGGAGGAATGAAAGATTCAGGTTTGGTGATTTTAGAAGGTACAGATGAAACAGGATCAGGTGCTGGTATGTCATCATCATGCACTTGAAGATTTTTTCTTCCAGTATACACACTTTCAGGAGGAGGTGTTTCTATTTGAGGTTTTGGAGCAAACAGAATTATGGCTTGGGAAGGATTGTTAAAAGTGGTAGGTAATTGACTAACAGTTGTCGAAACAACTTGtgtctcaaccactgttgtcactacaactgttgatgtaTCAACAATTGTCTTTTGCTTTAAGGCAGGTGGTAAGTTTTGTGATGATGGTTTTGTTTGTGGTGTTTGAGTAGTGATGGTGTGTgtttgactaacagctgttgaaaccaCTGGGGTTTCAACCACTATTACAATTACCACGGATGATGTGtcaactgttgtcttctgccttttagCAGGTGGTATTGGTGGTGGTGAAGAGATTTTTGGTAATGGGGataaggcagtggatgtagtgtgtgttgaagtgttAGTGGTGAAAGTTGTTTGGataacagatgttgaaaccactgaagaaGCAACAATTATTGATACAacaggtgttttaacatctgttggtttggaagATTGATGTGTGGAGCTTTTGGAAGATTTGGGATTTTGTTTTCTGGATTTGGGAGGTGTGGTTTTGGGTTGTATGACTTTTCTAGTAGACTTTCTTATGGGCTGAGGATTTTCTAGATCCTTTGGCTCAGAAATACCCTGTTCATTCATCTCCATAAAAACTCTCTTCTCCGGTTCAAAACTTCCTTTATCCTTTTCCTGCCTATCCTTTTTCACCCTTGCTTTTGCATCagcaatggcatttaaggttacatcaacctttttggaaccatctggcaAGGGGATGTGTGCAAGCATTGTTGAATTATCTGGTGCAATGTACagaccatcttcatatcccttttTCTTCAACTGCCTCATTTTCTCCGCCATTTTGGCATTATTTGGTGGGGGTTTGTCCACAAAGATGATagagggaggagcagtgccagtggtgttcatAAAGTGAGCCTTCAGGGTTTTTATATCTGCCTGGGTGTCTTTGAACCTGGCTTCCATGATATTTCTGATATTTTGAAGCTgaatttcatgttgctgatcagcattTGCTCTTTGTTGGTGAAGCAGAGGTTGAAATAATGCCcaaaggtcagtgggagcaggtGGTGCCTGCTGTttttgtaacaactgttgcagtatggttttgatttctgcaacagatgtatccagtttATTAACCCTCTCCATCAATTTtcggtacattaaaccatcatccaatttaatgggatcatctgatttcccaccagaggtggttgtaACAGTGGTTAACTAAGGGAGACTTTCCCAAAAGTCATCCCCTGTTGCCTCTTTTTCTTggaactggggacttctttcctcAGCAGAGGTTACCAATCTAAGCTCACAAGTGTATACAGGATACACACCAGTATTTAGAAAGGTTCCcatagaagaaattgccttcaagaaAGTCTGATTAATGAAACTACTACCtaagtgtaaaccagtgggttcaacacttgtagtaactacttcacttgaactactgacaggaagtacttgtacatcctgcagtgtaacctcctcaggtgttgttggtgggttagcaatgataggGAGCTCAGACTCAGTCACTTTTTGTGGCatgctctcagtgataggtggttgagaggaactgattGGTATCTGAGTTATATCAactgcatccaacaaaagttttgtTTGTGGTGGAATTGTAACAGTGAGTATGGGAGTGGAAAGAGGATTTGCCCCGGGCAGTGGGCTGGGGATGATGGATTTAACTAAGTCTAAAGCAACATAATTTGATGTCCCTATttttacaacctgttctttttgaaaAGAAACAGGAGGAGCTTGAGGCTcaggttgagatatttctaccatctgctgtgaggaagtagcagcagtggtttctggtgacttttgtgttttcaccggcagttgctctgggatctcatcttccagagttgcctttgttttaggtttgaggggcttttgtgttttcttttgtcttggtcttttggtggatttaggtgtggggttcacagcagttgttttgctgttgtgatcaccttgagcagtgggctcagcagcaggtgcctgaggagcagtggtagctgctaaagtctgctcaggagcctctgcttgtgttttggacaCGTTTGATAGCTTTGTAAATGTTAACGGTCTAAGaccatttatttgaaaagattcaccctGGATGAGTACATGAGCATCATCCTTtccaaatttcttttgaaaataaaagcttaggaaccttggaaatagtaaaaatgatttgctatcaacattttttaccaagtcattaaagaTCTCCTGTGAATAGTTAAAGTTTTCCCCATGCAAGATAGCATATGCCAggtattggatctttaatggaatttcattgaaagcagtggtcttattagaaacacacgttaagagggtatgaaataaaaaccttggGCAGGGGGAAAACTGCCTTTTTGCAAAGTGTTTTTTCTCATTTGCTTTGCATACCCTCtttctaaaaaatctgtttgataCTCTATTTTAGGGAAAAAAGTCTTACCTTCAAGATTATTGAGTTCAAACACCTCAGAGATGGTTTGTGGTGTGATTTTAACATCAACACCCTTTATCGAGGAATTGATCGCTATGGGTGTTTTATCTTGATATTCAAgttttgcatttttccaaaattccctCTGGGTTGCCAAGTAAATCGGAGCATCagaagtcaacaaagttttgtactttgaagacgaaaGGGCATCTATGATGGAATTTAACGTATCAGTGTTACTTGGTTTTATTAACAGACCCAAGTAGTTATGGGGAGCTTTGTATCGAATTTCTATGACCTTTTGACTGGATTTCCTTTTAACTAATGAAGACCTTGATTTTGCCATTTGAGGAAGAAGGACGATGAGGAATTTTGAGAGAAATGGAGGATAACTGCTTTGAAAAAGGAAAActgaattcgattcgacagttAAAAAgctgtttgggggttttgattagggttttatagcagaaaaagtgaatgctgacgtggcagcggttacaaaagatctgacggctATGAATTGTCCACGAGCAAACCCCTGATGAGTAATGGAACACAGTTGTTTTATAAAGACACTGATGGAATAATAACAGTGGTTgcaatgattacaatgaaaacaGTGGGAGACTTTAAGTCATCAGTGGATAGCctaaaaacattttaatgcttataattcataaaaaaatatctttttaactatttttaagatGAATGTTTGACGTTTTTAAAATAAAGTATTACATATAATCAGTTAGGATGCTGGGGTGATGTGATAAATACCGTTATATATAAACAACCCAGTGATATGAAATTTAACACTCTAACAGagtataaaacactgatgtgataaatatgttaacataaacaaaggtagaaTATCTGCTTTTAATTTGAACAACTTTTGTTATTGGGCAGTGGTTCGTATTTGAGTTTGTATAGCGTTTGTCTCGAGAGATAAACTTTATGAACCACTGCtacactaaacactgttacatgAGAAACActgataaataaataataaagttGAATCCGCTGTAGTTGCTGAAACGCAGCTGCTACTGAGCAGTGGCTTTCCTTTCGTTGATCAGCCTTTAGGTACATAAGTGGTTGTCTTTAACAGGGCTTTGTCCTCAACAGTGCAACGCTCTCATCAGTCTTTAAGTACGTCAGTCTTTATTGAACATCTTATttacttttggtcaacatctgtttgaattttTTGTCAACATCTTATCCTGTTGTGCTTTTGTAAGATCTAtaatatgggttcatgatctaattcgatgattttaagacaatgttgttgaaTAGAATAAgatggttgatgtaatgtggtcgtattaataacaaatagtaattaatctaaataacttttccgagcccgggaagcaatcccgagTAAAAACCTAGTACCGTTATATATAAACATATCAGTGATATGAAATCTAACAATCTAACATagtataaaacactgatgtgataaatactgttacatataaatactgttaacataaactgtgacacctgtgtcacttcaaccatcaaacagataccaaaccaatgaaatattgtatttcatacttggtatttgtaaaaatatgtgtatcatttgcacatatcaactcttgttcgatttcgggctctaaatcgctttctggaaggttatatgcgccctgatgcgtaaatataactagtttaatgcaacaaacactccggaacagtgacataggcttaacataccttaaataacctttacataacttagaaataagttttataaggtttggtatgccgaaatcaagtttattcgcttacagggactaaattcgacaaactgcgaaagtatgccgatttgtactgtaacgaacattccggaacttgatcataagttacaGATACCCTAAGTATCCTTTACATAGcatagaaataagctttgaggggttcggtatgctaaaataaacttatttgatcaatagagactaaaagcgtcaaaagtgcataagtttgcattttcgcgcatatctttcgtcctgaatatatccggacatccaaaaatttatgtaatcattaaaatattttattttattgattggcataataaaattccattcgtcgcgtaatttggatcgtttttgcgttcattacgatttccgtcgtaattaaccgaacaacgcaaccgtacgaccaaacaaaccgacatccaagatgtttttgagcatattttaagttccctatactttaactttattttagagccttgaaatggggttaatggggcttaaaagtgcaaaacaaTCAAGTTTTAcatgtgcagggaccatttttgaaatttctggcagatacattgaacttggtccacttttgagatttgatggttttaaaccCGTGGTTTTGCAGTACCATGGGCTGATATTTAATGGTTATTACAATTCTATGggctcatattaggggctcccatggttttacaaaaccatgggcacatgtgtacggttgagattaaatcacgttttacgacgaacgatcttaacggctccatgaaatctataaataaccctcacccatttcattcttccacacatttgaatctgattcgacactctctaagtggaagtatatgcttcctacctgagagtgaatcgggttcgaatcttgcggggaccttctgtaagtattctttcgcgtttattgttcgttttagcgttaaagtcaaactgcgtttgactttttgcattgatcagtttatggtcaacgcgaagttcgttttaacttcataacgtgagcgaaatcacgatggttatggtccctagtgactatacctactgatttccacgttatctaggctcagtgacgagtcgtagtttcggccaaaatgcgtttcctcgcgtattttgtaaccaaactactctagagtattaaaaccgtttgttttaataccaaacctgttttctaactttactaaacatcttctagcatgtttagctcgtcgcttttagatctgtgcttgtctagggtcgtaaaggtaagcgatctaaacaatcgcttatactttcgaacccgacccgtttggccgatcataaggatccgaccaaacacattaggtgaccatagttgtatagggaataaccttccaaggttatgccttatggtcacgtcgtttaagtagttgtatgataaatagttcttatgccttaggtaaattaccaaaataccctttttacgcataaattcattttaagcatatgtaacctaaattttgacatctaaactgattaggtaactgtattagacatgttaaggcatattttacttatcataggactagttaagcggtctgaacgcgttttacacgaacgacgcgttaaagtagcataagctacctaaacaggtcgtaacgggtcataagcacctaggttaggtttcatgttagtatatggactttgttaagccatatcgtatgagttccaatactcatttggtttacgaaacctcatactatccaatcccccgatttaggtccggttatttatgtagttacctatatagggtgccgtttgattccgtgatccctctagctttgcttggttgttgttcaagacttctaagcaccctcaagtgagtacatagtcccctcttttactgtttttcaaacattttggggtgaaacacatgtgcctacttgttactttcatgcttttcatgttttcatatcatatacttgctattttcattagtacactattagtacatgatttcattatgttttgctatgtatgtttacttagcatgctagcacattgttttacattacatttcttttgctatgtgtgtttacttagcatgctagcacattgttttacattacatttcttttgctatgtatgtttacttaacatgctagcacattgttttacatgacttttctgctttgtatgttaacttagcatacttagtacatttgatttacatttaccttttcatgctatgtatgttcatttagtccatacttagtacattcacatcacatcacatgcttacattcagtataacatttggtttgtaaaaacgggacttatatacattcattaacattagctacgccgctcggtagtaagtaatggtaccataggacttgacaaatcccgttcctgacatcctgggttggtttggatgaaaggaatgactgaatccgaaaacatttcacattgataacctttacttaaggttatccgtctgtctcaaggcttgaatgtatgcgtttaacataccgcataagtgtttgtatcagtatagcatgcatttccacaaaacataactttgatttaaaccaagttttacttcaatactttgttttgtgtattttcacctatggtttagtgatacatatttcacttgccatacatgacattttgtttacacattacatgattgacatttgacatagacatttttgacatggttttcacaatgacatttgacaattggtttagacatgggcaatttacattggtggtttgtttgggtaagtgatttaagtaacgagatgtgtgtaatatgatacaagcatggtggattcgccgttggtacttcct comes from the Helianthus annuus cultivar XRQ/B chromosome 4, HanXRQr2.0-SUNRISE, whole genome shotgun sequence genome and includes:
- the LOC110882325 gene encoding mucin-2-like, producing the protein MEARFKDTQADIKTLKAHFMNTTGTAPPSIIFVDKPPPNNAKMAEKMRQLKKKGYEDGLYIAPDNSTMLAHIPLPDGSKKVDVTLNAIADAKARVKKDRQEKDKGSFEPEKRVFMEMNEQGISEPKDLENPQPIRKSTRKVIQPKTTPPKSRKQNPKSSKSSTHQSSKPTDVKTPVVSIIVASSVVSTSVIQTTFTTNTSTHTTSTALSPLPKISSPPPIPPAKRQKTTVDTSSVVIVIVVETPVVSTAVSQTHTITTQTPQTKPSSQNLPPALKQKTIVDTSTVVVTTVVETQVVSTTVSQLPTTFNNPSQAIILFAPKPQIETPPPESVYTGRKNLQVHDDDIPAPDPVSSVPSKITKPESFIPPKLVNPIKDPIALQGYDFADTTQQVPVIHWKSMQ